One genomic region from Solwaraspora sp. WMMD792 encodes:
- a CDS encoding ABC transporter ATP-binding protein, with the protein MTTRRRADDPVPDPGPAAALDAHLVVRRAGFTLDLRLTVAAGEVVALLGPNGAGKTTALRALAGLQPLHAGHLRLGDRTLDQPDTGLLMAPEHRPIGVVFQDYLLFPHLTALDNVAFGPRSHGVPRRVARDTAAGWLDRVGLTGHARRRPRELSGGQAQRVALARALAVRPQLLLLDEPLAALDARTRAETRAHLRQHLAAHTGVAVLVSHDPLDAMMLADRLVIVEDGRLVQSGDAATVTARPRSDYVARLVGLNLYRGSGDGTSITLPGGFRLVAAEPQRGDVFVAFPPSAVALYRQRPDGSPRNSWPATVSSVARNGDRLRVELAGPLPVGVDVTAAAAAHLDLRRGEQVWATLKATEVAGYPADPDRTILGGSQASDGNSSPGGNPGEHRGRDA; encoded by the coding sequence GTGACCACCCGGCGACGGGCCGACGACCCCGTCCCCGACCCGGGGCCGGCGGCGGCGCTCGACGCGCATCTGGTGGTCCGCCGCGCCGGGTTCACCCTCGACCTGCGGCTGACCGTCGCCGCCGGGGAGGTGGTCGCGCTGCTCGGGCCCAACGGCGCCGGCAAGACCACGGCGCTGCGGGCCCTCGCCGGACTGCAGCCGCTGCACGCCGGCCACCTGCGCCTCGGCGACCGGACGCTGGACCAGCCGGACACGGGGTTGCTGATGGCACCGGAGCACCGGCCGATCGGCGTGGTCTTCCAGGACTATCTGCTGTTTCCGCACCTGACCGCGCTGGACAACGTGGCGTTCGGGCCGCGTAGCCACGGCGTGCCGCGTCGCGTCGCGCGCGACACGGCGGCTGGCTGGCTGGACCGGGTCGGGCTGACCGGGCACGCCCGCCGCCGGCCCCGGGAACTGTCCGGCGGGCAGGCGCAGCGGGTCGCGTTGGCCCGGGCGCTCGCCGTACGCCCGCAACTGCTGCTGCTCGACGAGCCGCTCGCCGCGCTCGACGCCCGGACCCGCGCGGAGACCCGCGCCCACCTGCGGCAGCACCTCGCCGCGCACACCGGCGTCGCCGTGCTGGTCAGCCACGATCCATTGGACGCGATGATGCTCGCCGACCGGCTGGTGATCGTCGAGGACGGCCGGCTGGTGCAGTCGGGTGACGCTGCCACCGTCACCGCCCGCCCGCGCAGCGACTACGTGGCCCGGCTGGTCGGGCTCAACCTCTACCGGGGCAGCGGGGACGGGACCAGCATCACGCTGCCCGGCGGCTTCCGGCTGGTCGCCGCCGAGCCGCAGCGCGGCGACGTGTTCGTGGCGTTCCCGCCGTCGGCGGTGGCGCTCTACCGGCAGCGTCCGGACGGCAGCCCGCGCAACTCGTGGCCGGCCACCGTCAGCAGCGTCGCCCGCAACGGCGACCGGCTGCGGGTCGAGCTGGCCGGGCCGTTACCGGTCGGAGTGGACGTCACCGCGGCGGCGGCCGCCCACCTCGACCTGCGTCGCGGCGAGCAAGTGTGGGCGACACTCAAGGCGACCGAGGTGGCCGGATATCCGGCGGACCCGGACCGTACGATTCTCGGTGGAAGCCAGGCTTCCGACGGCAATTCGTCTCCAGGAGGGAATCCAGGTGAGCACCGGGGTCGAGACGCGTGA
- the htpG gene encoding molecular chaperone HtpG yields the protein MVHSIYSNKDIFLRELISNASDALDKLRLQALVDKDLDVDTSDLHIEIEADREQRTLTVRDNGIGMSRDEVVSLIGTIAKSGTAELLRKMKESKEAAAQELIGQFGVGFYATFMVADRVVLTTRRAGETEATRWESSGEGTYTIETLDEAPQGTTVTLHLKPEDKDDQLHDYTDEWKIREIVKRYSDFIAWPIRTTTERPGESDGETTSEVVTLNSMKALWARPRSEVTDDEYKEFYKHVSHDWNDPLDIIHMKAEGTFEYEALLFVPAQAPFDLFMRDARRGVQLYVKRVFIMDDCEALIPEYLRFIKGVVDAQDLSLNISREILQQDRQIQLIRRRLVKKVLSSLKELMDNDADRYRTFWTQLGRAVKEGLLNDYENQRAILDISSFASTHDPEQLTTLAGYIERMKDGQEDIYYMTGESRTMIENSPHMEAFKAKGYEVLLLTDPVDEMWVESVADYDGKKLRSIAKGQVDLAGDDDTAESDPEREQQKETYAPLLSWLGQTLDEQVKEVRLSTRLTTSPACLVGDAADMTPALERMYRAMGQDGPKIKRILELNPTHPLVTGLREAYGARSDDPALAETAELLYGTALLAEGGELDDPARFAKLLADRLARTV from the coding sequence ATGGTCCATTCGATCTACTCGAACAAGGACATCTTCCTGCGCGAGTTGATCTCGAACGCCTCCGACGCGCTGGACAAACTGCGCTTGCAGGCGCTGGTCGACAAGGATCTCGACGTCGACACGTCGGACCTGCACATCGAGATCGAGGCCGACCGCGAACAGCGCACCCTCACCGTGCGGGACAACGGCATCGGCATGTCCCGTGACGAGGTGGTCAGCCTGATCGGCACGATCGCCAAGTCCGGCACGGCCGAGTTGCTGCGCAAGATGAAGGAATCCAAGGAAGCCGCCGCGCAGGAGCTGATCGGGCAGTTCGGCGTCGGCTTCTACGCCACCTTCATGGTCGCCGACCGGGTCGTGCTGACCACCCGGCGGGCCGGGGAGACCGAGGCGACCCGCTGGGAGTCGTCCGGCGAGGGCACCTACACCATCGAGACGCTCGACGAGGCGCCTCAGGGCACCACGGTCACCCTGCACCTCAAGCCCGAGGACAAGGACGACCAGCTGCACGACTACACCGACGAGTGGAAGATCCGGGAGATCGTCAAGCGGTACTCGGACTTCATCGCCTGGCCGATCCGCACCACCACCGAGCGTCCCGGTGAATCCGACGGCGAGACCACCAGCGAGGTGGTCACCCTCAACTCGATGAAGGCGCTGTGGGCGCGGCCCCGTTCCGAGGTCACCGACGACGAGTACAAGGAGTTCTACAAGCACGTCAGCCACGACTGGAACGACCCGCTCGACATCATCCACATGAAGGCCGAAGGCACCTTCGAGTACGAGGCGTTGCTGTTCGTGCCGGCGCAGGCGCCGTTCGACCTGTTCATGCGGGACGCCCGGCGCGGCGTACAGCTGTACGTCAAGCGCGTATTCATCATGGACGACTGCGAGGCGCTGATTCCGGAGTACCTCCGGTTCATCAAGGGTGTCGTCGACGCGCAGGACCTGTCGTTGAACATCAGCCGGGAGATCCTGCAGCAGGACCGGCAGATCCAGCTGATCCGGCGCCGGCTGGTGAAGAAGGTGCTCTCGTCGCTCAAGGAGCTGATGGACAACGACGCCGACCGGTACCGCACGTTCTGGACCCAGCTCGGCCGGGCGGTGAAGGAAGGCCTGCTCAACGACTACGAGAACCAGCGGGCGATCCTGGACATCTCGTCGTTTGCCTCGACCCACGACCCGGAGCAGCTGACCACCCTGGCCGGGTACATCGAGCGGATGAAGGACGGTCAGGAGGACATCTACTACATGACCGGCGAGTCCCGGACGATGATCGAGAACTCGCCGCACATGGAGGCGTTCAAGGCCAAGGGGTACGAGGTCCTGCTGCTCACCGACCCGGTCGACGAGATGTGGGTCGAGTCGGTCGCCGACTACGACGGCAAGAAGCTGCGGTCGATCGCCAAGGGCCAGGTCGACCTGGCCGGCGACGACGACACCGCCGAGTCCGACCCGGAGCGGGAACAGCAGAAGGAAACGTACGCCCCGCTGCTGTCCTGGCTGGGCCAGACGCTCGACGAGCAGGTCAAGGAGGTACGGCTGTCCACCCGGCTGACCACCTCGCCGGCCTGCCTGGTCGGCGACGCCGCGGACATGACCCCGGCGCTGGAACGGATGTACCGGGCGATGGGTCAGGACGGGCCGAAGATCAAGCGGATCCTGGAGCTGAACCCGACCCACCCGCTGGTCACCGGCCTGCGGGAGGCGTACGGTGCCCGCTCCGACGATCCGGCGCTGGCCGAGACCGCCGAGCTGCTGTACGGCACCGCGCTGCTCGCCGAGGGCGGTGAACTCGACGACCCGGCCCGGTTCGCCAAGCTGCTCGCCGACCGACTGGCCCGTACCGTCTGA
- a CDS encoding aspartate/glutamate racemase family protein: protein MMTIGMLGGMSWESSGHYYRLANELVRDRLGGHHSARCVLYSVDFADIERRQAAGEWDEAADLLADAARRVEAAGADLLLLCTNTMHKVADQVAAAIDIPLLHIADVTADAVRSHGLHTVGLLGTAFTMEQDFLRDRLAGHGLTVLVPDAADRKMVHSVIYDELCLGVVSESSRARYLKVIERLIAAGAQGVVLGCTEIELLVRQEDTPLLLFPTSRLHVAAAVDQAIAAEAAAVTV from the coding sequence ATGATGACGATCGGCATGCTCGGCGGCATGAGCTGGGAAAGCAGCGGGCACTACTACCGGCTCGCCAACGAACTGGTCCGCGACCGGCTGGGCGGGCACCATTCGGCACGGTGCGTGCTCTACTCGGTCGATTTCGCCGACATCGAACGACGGCAGGCAGCCGGCGAATGGGACGAAGCCGCCGACCTGCTCGCCGACGCCGCGCGGCGGGTCGAAGCGGCCGGCGCCGACCTGCTGCTGCTGTGCACCAACACCATGCACAAGGTCGCCGACCAGGTCGCCGCCGCAATCGACATCCCGTTGCTGCACATCGCCGACGTCACCGCTGACGCGGTCCGCAGCCACGGGCTGCACACGGTCGGTTTGCTCGGCACCGCGTTCACCATGGAGCAGGACTTCCTACGCGACCGGCTGGCCGGTCACGGCCTGACCGTCCTGGTGCCCGACGCCGCGGATCGCAAGATGGTCCACTCGGTCATCTACGACGAGCTGTGCCTCGGGGTGGTCAGCGAGTCGTCCCGGGCCAGGTACCTGAAGGTCATCGAGCGGCTGATCGCCGCCGGCGCGCAGGGCGTGGTGCTCGGCTGCACCGAGATCGAGCTGCTGGTCCGTCAGGAGGACACCCCGCTGCTGCTCTTCCCGACCAGCCGGCTGCACGTCGCCGCCGCCGTCGACCAGGCGATCGCCGCTGAGGCGGCGGCGGTCACCGTCTGA
- a CDS encoding LacI family DNA-binding transcriptional regulator: MREVARAAGVSVSTVANVLSRPSIVAPATRRRVEAVIESVGYVPNGPARQLRGRPSPIVASVTLDLANPFYAEVNRGIEDELAEHGCLVLACSTDLRPAKERQLLKLLQTQAVRGVIIAPVGADPAPLLWMSEHGMAVVLIDHPRAGLDLCAVAVDDVAGGRLAGEHLVGLGHRRIAFLGGTRDAGPVARRRDGVRRALAAAGLDPATGLLDVRVPLHPPPLVEAAASAAALILAATPPVTAVVCLNDTAALGLLDGFAAAGVRVPADISVVGYDDLPFARRLAPALTTVSQPKYRLGRAAAELLLDEARPGHVHREIGFRPTLAVRASTAPPTSDASKRID, from the coding sequence ATGCGTGAGGTCGCTCGGGCTGCTGGCGTATCGGTCTCTACCGTGGCCAACGTGCTGAGCCGACCGTCGATCGTCGCGCCGGCGACCCGCCGCCGGGTGGAGGCCGTCATCGAGTCCGTCGGCTATGTGCCGAACGGTCCGGCCCGGCAGCTGCGCGGCCGGCCCAGCCCGATCGTCGCCAGCGTCACCCTGGACCTGGCCAACCCGTTCTACGCCGAGGTCAACCGGGGCATCGAGGACGAGCTCGCCGAGCACGGCTGTCTGGTGCTGGCCTGCAGCACAGACCTGCGCCCGGCCAAGGAACGGCAGCTGCTGAAACTGCTGCAGACCCAGGCCGTACGGGGCGTCATCATCGCGCCGGTCGGTGCGGACCCGGCGCCGCTGTTGTGGATGAGCGAGCACGGGATGGCGGTCGTGCTGATCGACCATCCGCGCGCAGGGCTCGACCTGTGCGCGGTCGCGGTCGACGACGTCGCCGGTGGCCGGCTGGCCGGTGAGCATCTGGTCGGGCTGGGGCACCGCAGGATCGCGTTTCTCGGCGGCACCCGGGACGCCGGACCGGTGGCCCGCCGTCGCGACGGCGTACGCAGGGCGCTGGCCGCCGCCGGTCTCGACCCTGCGACGGGGTTGCTGGACGTCCGCGTACCGCTGCATCCGCCGCCGCTAGTCGAAGCCGCCGCCTCGGCGGCGGCGCTGATTCTCGCCGCGACCCCGCCGGTGACCGCGGTGGTCTGTCTCAACGACACGGCGGCGCTGGGCCTGCTGGACGGGTTTGCCGCAGCCGGTGTCCGGGTGCCGGCGGACATCTCGGTCGTCGGCTACGACGACCTGCCGTTCGCCCGCCGGCTGGCGCCTGCGCTGACCACGGTCAGCCAGCCGAAGTATCGGCTGGGCCGGGCCGCCGCCGAACTGCTGCTGGACGAGGCCAGGCCGGGGCACGTTCACCGGGAGATCGGGTTCCGCCCGACGCTGGCGGTCCGCGCCTCGACCGCCCCGCCGACGTCCGACGCGTCGAAACGCATCGACTGA
- a CDS encoding cellulase family glycosylhydrolase, whose translation MRRRLFVLGAALITFVASILLVVRPASAAVGLHISGTDIVEANGQPFIMRGVNHPHVWYTGETESFADIKALGANTVRVVLGSGQRWGPSDDVADVIDLCKRNRMICVLEVHDTTGYGEEGAAASLDQAVDYWISQKSALVGEENYVVINIGNEPIGNVDAGQWTAATVDAIGRMRANGFEHLLMVDAPNWGQDWQNVMRADAQTVLDADSHGNTVLSIHMYAVYNSASSIVSYLDDFEANGWPLVIGEFGWQFNSGEVDHDTILAEAQARGLGYLGWSWSGNTDPILDMVLNFDPNQMTTWGERIFNGPNGISSTSREASIFGGTPPTTAPPTTAPPTTAPPTTAPPTTAPPTTAPPPTTAPPGSGACTASYRVVGQWPGGFQGDVRVTAGGSAISGWVVTWTFADGQTVNQAWNATVTNSGSNVTARNVSYNGSLGAGAGTTFGFIGSWNGTNSVPTLTCAAA comes from the coding sequence ATGAGAAGAAGACTCTTCGTCCTCGGCGCTGCCCTGATCACCTTCGTCGCGTCGATCCTGCTCGTCGTGCGGCCGGCCAGCGCGGCCGTCGGCCTGCACATCAGCGGCACCGACATCGTCGAGGCCAACGGCCAGCCGTTCATCATGCGCGGGGTCAACCACCCGCACGTCTGGTACACCGGAGAGACCGAGTCGTTCGCCGACATCAAGGCGCTCGGTGCCAACACCGTACGGGTGGTGCTGGGCAGCGGCCAGCGCTGGGGTCCGTCCGACGACGTCGCCGACGTGATCGACCTGTGCAAGCGGAACCGGATGATCTGCGTGCTCGAGGTGCACGACACCACCGGGTACGGCGAGGAAGGTGCCGCTGCCTCGCTCGACCAGGCCGTCGACTACTGGATCAGCCAGAAGAGCGCGCTGGTCGGCGAGGAGAACTACGTCGTCATCAACATCGGCAACGAGCCGATCGGCAACGTCGACGCCGGTCAGTGGACCGCCGCCACGGTCGACGCCATCGGGCGGATGCGGGCCAACGGCTTCGAACACCTGCTGATGGTCGACGCGCCGAACTGGGGCCAGGACTGGCAGAACGTCATGCGGGCCGATGCCCAGACGGTGCTGGACGCGGACAGTCACGGCAACACCGTGCTGTCGATCCACATGTACGCGGTCTACAACAGCGCCTCGTCGATCGTGAGCTACCTCGACGACTTCGAGGCCAACGGGTGGCCGCTGGTGATCGGCGAGTTCGGCTGGCAGTTCAACTCCGGCGAGGTGGACCACGACACGATCCTGGCTGAGGCGCAGGCCCGTGGCCTCGGCTACCTCGGCTGGTCGTGGAGCGGCAACACCGACCCGATCCTCGACATGGTGCTCAACTTCGACCCGAACCAGATGACCACCTGGGGTGAGCGGATCTTCAACGGACCGAACGGCATCAGCTCCACCTCCCGGGAGGCCAGCATCTTCGGCGGTACGCCGCCGACCACGGCGCCGCCGACCACCGCCCCGCCGACGACGGCGCCGCCGACCACCGCCCCGCCGACGACGGCGCCGCCGACCACCGCCCCGCCGCCGACCACCGCCCCGCCCGGCAGCGGAGCCTGCACCGCCAGCTACCGGGTCGTCGGCCAGTGGCCGGGTGGCTTCCAGGGCGACGTCCGGGTCACCGCCGGCGGTTCGGCGATCAGCGGCTGGGTGGTGACCTGGACCTTCGCCGACGGCCAGACCGTCAACCAGGCTTGGAACGCCACCGTCACCAACAGTGGGTCCAACGTGACCGCCCGCAATGTCAGCTACAACGGCAGCCTCGGTGCCGGGGCCGGCACGACGTTCGGCTTCATCGGGTCCTGGAACGGCACCAACAGTGTTCCGACGCTGACCTGCGCCGCGGCCTGA
- a CDS encoding ABC transporter substrate-binding protein, which yields MRRPTWWTRRPAAARADRRRLLAASLTGVLAVSTAGCFGGSGETPQLIKIGMLANIDGQLEAPGDELRDGFQLYLDMHDGQLGGHPAEMVIGDEGYESGVAVESATRLLEQDGVSAITGIINGGNVTAILPLINEHKVPLVGGLGRPELDDVTYVWHTNLLSEEPGVAMAPFVKQEVGNGRVYAIGPDFQGGRDELRGFVDTFKSLGGRIANPTGQAVFSPFPGTTDFGPYLDEIAQTGADAIYCFFDAQSAISFVQQYAESDVADLPLYAAGFVTEPASLDAQGTAAEGIYNGLNYSPDLDNAANREFVAAWNATYPGRTPTSIVMASYDAAAVLDRAITAAGVNPTPAEINTAIAGLGQLTSPRGPWQFAKTTHAPIQKWYLRQVRRDGRALANVVVSELTTLGG from the coding sequence ATGCGACGTCCGACCTGGTGGACACGCCGCCCCGCCGCCGCCCGCGCCGACCGTCGCCGGCTGCTCGCCGCCAGCCTGACCGGCGTCCTGGCCGTCAGCACCGCCGGATGCTTCGGCGGATCGGGCGAAACGCCGCAGCTGATCAAGATCGGCATGCTCGCCAACATCGACGGCCAGCTCGAAGCACCCGGTGACGAGCTACGCGACGGCTTCCAGCTCTACCTGGACATGCACGATGGCCAGCTCGGCGGCCACCCGGCCGAGATGGTCATCGGCGACGAGGGGTACGAGAGCGGAGTGGCCGTCGAGTCGGCCACCCGGCTGCTGGAGCAGGACGGCGTCTCCGCGATCACCGGCATCATCAACGGCGGAAACGTCACCGCCATCCTGCCGCTGATCAACGAACACAAGGTGCCGCTCGTCGGCGGGCTGGGCCGACCCGAGCTGGACGACGTGACGTACGTCTGGCACACCAACCTGCTCTCCGAAGAGCCCGGCGTCGCCATGGCACCGTTCGTCAAGCAGGAGGTCGGCAACGGCCGCGTGTACGCCATCGGGCCGGACTTCCAGGGTGGCCGCGACGAGCTGCGCGGCTTCGTCGACACCTTCAAGTCGCTCGGTGGCCGGATCGCCAACCCCACCGGGCAGGCCGTCTTCTCCCCATTCCCGGGCACCACCGACTTCGGGCCGTACCTCGACGAGATCGCCCAGACCGGTGCCGACGCGATCTACTGCTTCTTCGACGCCCAGAGCGCCATCTCCTTCGTCCAGCAGTACGCCGAGTCGGACGTCGCCGACCTGCCGCTCTACGCGGCGGGCTTCGTGACCGAACCGGCGAGCCTCGATGCGCAGGGCACTGCGGCGGAAGGCATCTACAACGGGCTGAACTACTCCCCCGACCTGGACAACGCGGCCAACCGGGAGTTCGTCGCCGCCTGGAACGCCACCTACCCCGGCCGGACCCCCACCTCGATCGTGATGGCGTCGTACGACGCGGCGGCCGTGCTGGACCGGGCGATCACCGCGGCCGGGGTCAACCCGACACCGGCGGAGATCAACACGGCGATCGCCGGGCTGGGGCAGCTCACCAGCCCACGCGGGCCCTGGCAGTTCGCCAAGACCACCCACGCCCCGATCCAGAAGTGGTACCTGCGCCAGGTCCGCCGCGACGGCCGCGCACTGGCCAACGTGGTGGTGTCCGAGCTGACCACCCTCGGCGGCTGA
- a CDS encoding roadblock/LC7 domain-containing protein: MTSPNDLSWLLQNFVSQTPEVSHALAISTDGLVLAHNYGLPRDRADQLAATGSGLIALLVGAARFFEAGTVISNVTQMDGGFMFCMSFSDGASLLVLASPTCDVGQVSYEMTDLANRMGEALTPAVRAELLRAL, from the coding sequence GTGACGAGCCCGAACGATTTGAGCTGGCTGTTGCAGAACTTCGTCAGTCAGACCCCAGAGGTCAGCCACGCCCTTGCCATCTCGACCGACGGGCTGGTCCTCGCGCACAACTACGGCCTGCCCCGGGACCGGGCCGACCAGCTCGCCGCCACCGGCAGCGGCCTCATCGCCCTGCTCGTCGGGGCGGCCCGCTTCTTCGAGGCGGGAACGGTGATCTCCAACGTGACCCAGATGGACGGCGGATTCATGTTCTGCATGTCGTTCAGCGACGGCGCGTCGCTGCTCGTACTCGCCTCCCCCACCTGCGACGTCGGCCAGGTCTCGTACGAAATGACCGACCTGGCGAACCGGATGGGCGAGGCGCTCACCCCGGCGGTCCGCGCCGAACTGCTACGGGCCCTGTGA
- a CDS encoding nitrate- and nitrite sensing domain-containing protein: MTRALSAGAAHTRSGDHRRRWLTRGSIVRLLRLLVAVPLVAVIGFAGIALQGTVRQVINTNRVTDLVQLSAEAGTLARALQAERVVAAVELTADRETASDSYAQQVARTDAAIATFQQQRTEVTGDNPVLRRVDAGLDALTTVREQVRSSPRVSLSAIAFSYRILIADLLAFRTSVVAENSAATADLVRAAVAVSEASEAIGQQQIIVLRSLGSPLTAAGQQESAGAQARFVEASNSFLELAGQEWVVRWEQIGTDPQVVAGQRLQDQVGRTLPGERFGINADAWVEATEGWIGQLFGIQRQMDAAVADAVAAERQQRLYAAVLQGVGILLVLVLTAALTGVVARRITKRLRSLRNIVTTVAYDRLPAVVRELDAAAPGTVQPDEVADRSVSEFPITGTDEIAEVATATRALHREAVRVAGVQAVLRANVSEIFVHLSRREQRLVDAMLAQVDRVERDETDPDRLEQLYQLDHLATRMARINQSLLVLGGSGISRVRREAVPLDNVIQAALSQIEHYTRVRIGTVDRELSVAGAAVDEVAHLLAELLDNATRYSPPETEVMVTGHALSDRAIVEVVDQGVGLSEQRCAQLSAQLASPGTVDVSGVRAMGLSVVARLAARHGVRVELRPGSSGGTVAEIMMPASVITRRPVQNPEPAPALAGHARPSLVGGRPIVPAAFGGDRPVINAGRATVNAPAPLFRPAPAPESAPAPPPASTPPPPPASPPPPPPASPPPPPVSTPPPPPMSAPVPASAPPLTSAPPFTPVPPPASAPPFTPVPPPASAPPPSVPAVASASASVPAPTRPVSAPPTAATVAAAGTAVTEARRSVNGWFKTAMDGDSVIVTWPNDEGERWTAATTAVTTAATTTATSAADQVGLPRRVPQHHLIPDAPQPASDAPRKLDPGAVSAAMSAYAKGVAGRRAPTSA; this comes from the coding sequence GTGACACGGGCCTTGTCAGCAGGCGCGGCGCACACCCGCTCCGGTGACCACCGCCGCCGGTGGTTGACCCGCGGCAGCATCGTCCGCCTGCTCCGGCTCCTGGTGGCCGTACCGCTGGTCGCCGTCATCGGATTCGCCGGAATCGCCCTGCAGGGCACCGTCCGGCAGGTGATCAACACCAACCGGGTCACCGACCTGGTACAGCTCTCCGCAGAGGCGGGCACGCTCGCCCGCGCGTTGCAGGCTGAGCGGGTGGTCGCCGCCGTGGAGCTGACCGCCGACCGGGAGACGGCCAGCGACAGCTACGCGCAGCAGGTCGCCCGGACCGACGCGGCGATCGCCACGTTCCAGCAGCAACGGACCGAGGTGACCGGGGACAACCCCGTGCTCCGCCGCGTCGACGCCGGGCTGGACGCGCTGACCACCGTTCGCGAACAGGTCCGCTCCAGTCCACGCGTGTCGCTGTCCGCGATCGCCTTCAGCTACCGAATCCTCATCGCCGACCTGCTCGCCTTCCGCACCTCGGTGGTCGCCGAGAACTCGGCGGCCACCGCCGACCTGGTCCGGGCGGCGGTCGCGGTGTCGGAGGCGAGCGAGGCCATCGGGCAGCAGCAGATCATCGTGCTGCGCAGTCTCGGCAGCCCGCTGACCGCCGCAGGCCAGCAGGAGAGCGCCGGCGCGCAGGCCCGGTTCGTCGAGGCCAGCAACTCGTTCCTCGAACTGGCCGGGCAGGAGTGGGTGGTGCGCTGGGAGCAGATCGGCACCGACCCGCAGGTCGTCGCCGGTCAGCGCCTGCAGGACCAGGTCGGGCGGACCCTGCCCGGCGAACGGTTCGGGATCAACGCGGACGCCTGGGTCGAGGCCACCGAGGGGTGGATCGGTCAGCTGTTCGGGATCCAGCGCCAGATGGACGCCGCGGTGGCCGACGCGGTGGCGGCCGAGCGTCAGCAGCGGCTCTATGCCGCGGTGCTGCAGGGTGTCGGCATCCTCCTCGTACTGGTCCTCACCGCGGCGCTCACCGGTGTGGTGGCCCGGCGGATCACCAAGCGGCTCCGCAGCCTCCGCAACATCGTGACCACCGTGGCGTACGACCGGCTGCCGGCCGTGGTCCGCGAACTCGACGCCGCCGCGCCCGGCACCGTCCAGCCCGACGAGGTCGCCGACCGGTCGGTGTCGGAGTTCCCGATCACCGGTACCGACGAGATCGCCGAGGTGGCGACCGCGACCCGCGCGCTGCACCGCGAGGCGGTACGGGTCGCCGGCGTACAGGCGGTACTGCGGGCCAACGTCTCGGAGATCTTCGTCCACCTGTCCCGACGCGAGCAGCGACTGGTCGACGCGATGCTGGCCCAGGTCGACCGGGTGGAGCGCGACGAGACCGACCCGGACCGGCTCGAACAGCTCTACCAACTGGACCACCTCGCCACCCGGATGGCGCGGATCAACCAGAGCCTGCTGGTGCTCGGTGGTTCCGGCATTTCCCGGGTACGGCGGGAAGCGGTACCGCTGGACAACGTGATCCAGGCCGCGCTCTCCCAGATCGAGCACTACACCCGGGTACGGATCGGCACAGTCGACCGGGAGCTGTCCGTCGCCGGCGCGGCCGTCGACGAGGTTGCGCACCTGCTCGCTGAACTGCTGGACAACGCGACCAGGTACTCGCCGCCGGAGACCGAGGTGATGGTCACCGGGCACGCGCTGTCCGACCGGGCCATCGTCGAGGTGGTGGACCAGGGGGTCGGGCTCTCCGAGCAGCGGTGTGCCCAGCTCAGTGCCCAGCTCGCCAGCCCTGGGACGGTGGACGTGTCGGGCGTACGGGCGATGGGTCTCAGCGTTGTCGCCCGGCTGGCCGCCCGGCACGGCGTCCGGGTCGAGCTGCGTCCCGGATCATCCGGTGGCACGGTCGCCGAGATCATGATGCCCGCCTCGGTCATCACCCGCCGGCCGGTGCAGAATCCCGAGCCGGCGCCAGCCCTCGCCGGGCATGCCCGGCCGTCGCTGGTCGGCGGTCGGCCGATCGTACCGGCAGCCTTCGGCGGCGACCGGCCGGTGATCAACGCCGGCCGGGCCACGGTGAATGCGCCTGCGCCGCTGTTCCGCCCGGCACCCGCACCCGAGTCGGCACCGGCACCCCCGCCCGCGTCGACGCCACCACCGCCACCCGCGTCGCCGCCACCACCGCCACCCGCGTCGCCGCCACCACCACCCGTGTCGACGCCTCCACCGCCGCCGATGTCGGCACCGGTGCCCGCGTCAGCTCCCCCGCTCACGTCAGCGCCGCCGTTCACCCCGGTGCCGCCGCCCGCGTCAGCTCCGCCGTTCACCCCGGTGCCGCCGCCCGCGTCAGCTCCGCCGCCGTCGGTGCCGGCAGTGGCATCCGCGTCGGCGTCCGTACCCGCCCCCACGCGGCCGGTGTCAGCCCCACCGACGGCCGCGACAGTGGCCGCGGCGGGAACGGCGGTGACCGAGGCCCGGCGTTCGGTCAACGGCTGGTTCAAGACGGCGATGGACGGCGACTCGGTGATCGTCACCTGGCCGAACGACGAAGGTGAACGGTGGACGGCTGCCACGACCGCAGTCACCACCGCCGCGACCACCACCGCCACGAGCGCAGCCGACCAGGTCGGGTTGCCGCGCCGCGTACCGCAGCACCACCTGATCCCCGACGCGCCGCAGCCCGCATCCGACGCGCCCCGCAAGCTCGACCCGGGCGCCGTATCGGCGGCGATGTCTGCCTACGCCAAGGGCGTGGCCGGGCGTCGCGCCCCCACCTCCGCCTGA